A genomic segment from Citrus sinensis chloroplast, complete genome encodes:
- the atpE gene encoding ATP synthase CF1 epsilon subunit, whose product MTLNLCVLTPNRIVWDSEVKEIILSTNSGQIGVLPNHAPIATAVDIGILRIRFNDQWLTMALMGGFARIGNNEITILVNDAEKSSDIDPQEAQQTLEIAEANLRKAESKRQTIEANLALRRARTRVEVINAIS is encoded by the coding sequence ATGACCTTAAATCTTTGTGTACTGACCCCTAATCGAATTGTTTGGGATTCAGAAGTGAAAGAAATCATTTTATCTACTAATAGTGGACAAATCGGCGTATTACCAAATCACGCGCCTATTGCCACAGCTGTAGATATAGGTATTTTAAGAATCCGCTTTAACGACCAATGGTTAACGATGGCTCTGATGGGTGGTTTTGCTAGAATAGGGAATAATGAGATCACTATTTTAGTAAATGATGCGGAGAAGAGTAGTGACATTGATCCCCAAGAAGCCCAGCAAACTCTTGAAATAGCAGAAGCTAATTTGAGGAAAGCTGAAAGCAAGAGACAAACAATTGAGGCAAATCTAGCTCTCAGACGAGCTAGGACACGAGTAGAGGTTATCAATGCGATTTCATAA
- the ndhC gene encoding NADH dehydrogenase subunit 3 encodes MFLLYKYDIFWAFLIISSVIPILAFLISAVLAPINKGPEKLSSYESGIEPMGDAWLQFRIRYYMFALVFVVFDVETVFLYPWAMSFDVLGVPVFIEAFIFMLILIVGLVYAWRKGALEWS; translated from the coding sequence ATGTTTCTGCTTTACAAATATGATATTTTCTGGGCATTTCTAATAATATCAAGCGTTATTCCTATTTTGGCATTTCTAATTTCCGCAGTTTTAGCCCCGATTAACAAAGGGCCAGAGAAACTTTCTAGTTATGAATCGGGTATCGAACCAATGGGCGATGCTTGGTTACAATTTCGAATCCGGTATTATATGTTTGCTCTAGTTTTTGTTGTTTTTGATGTTGAAACCGTTTTTCTTTATCCATGGGCAATGAGTTTTGATGTATTGGGGGTACCCGTATTTATAGAAGCTTTCATTTTCATGCTTATCCTAATTGTTGGTTTAGTTTATGCGTGGCGAAAAGGAGCATTAGAGTGGTCTTAG
- the atpB gene encoding ATP synthase CF1 beta subunit, translating into MRINPTTSGPGVSAFANKNLGHIAQIIGPVLDVAFPPGKMPNIYNALVVKGRDTVDQPINVTCEVQQLLGNNRVRAVAMSATDGLTRGMEVIDTGAPLSVPVGGVTLGRIFNVLGEPVDNLGPVDTRTTSPIHKSAPAFIQLDTRLSIFETGIKVVDLLAPYRRGGKIGLFGGAGVGKTVLIMELINNIAKAHGGVSVFGGVGERTREGNDLYMEMKESGVINDQNLSESKVALVYGQMNEPPGARMRVGLTALTMAEYFRDVNEQDVLLFIDNIFRFVQAGSEVSALLGRMPSAVGYQPTLSTEMGSLQERITSTKEGSITSIQAVYVPADDLTDPAPATTFAHLDATTVLSRGLAAKGIYPAVDPLDSTSTMLQPRIVGEEHYETAQRVKQTLQRYKELQDIIAILGLDELSEEDRLTVARARKIERFLSQPFFVAEVFTGSPGKYVGLAETIRGFKLILSGELDGLPEQAFYLVGNIDEVTAKATNLEMESNLKK; encoded by the coding sequence ATGAGAATAAATCCTACTACTTCCGGTCCTGGGGTTTCCGCGTTTGCAAACAAAAACCTAGGACATATCGCTCAAATCATTGGTCCGGTACTGGATGTAGCCTTTCCCCCCGGCAAGATGCCTAATATTTACAATGCTCTGGTAGTTAAGGGTCGAGATACTGTCGATCAACCAATTAATGTGACTTGCGAGGTACAGCAATTATTAGGGAATAATCGAGTTAGAGCTGTAGCCATGAGTGCTACAGATGGTCTAACGAGGGGTATGGAAGTAATTGACACGGGAGCTCCTCTAAGTGTTCCAGTCGGCGGAGTGACTCTAGGACGAATTTTCAACGTGCTTGGAGAGCCCGTTGATAATTTAGGTCCTGTAGATACTCGCACAACATCCCCTATTCATAAATCCGCGCCTGCTTTTATACAGTTAGATACAAGATTATCTATTTTTGAAACAGGAATTAAAGTAGTAGATCTTTTAGCTCCTTATCGTCGGGGAGGAAAAATCGGACTATTTGGGGGAGCTGGGGTGGGTAAAACAGTACTCATTATGGAATTGATCAACAACATTGCCAAAGCCCATGGGGGTGTATCCGTATTTGGCGGAGTCGGTGAACGTACTCGTGAAGGAAATGATCTTTACATGGAAATGAAAGAGTCTGGAGTAATTAATGACCAAAATCTTTCGGAATCAAAAGTGGCTCTAGTCTACGGTCAGATGAATGAACCACCAGGAGCTCGTATGAGAGTTGGTTTGACGGCCCTAACTATGGCGGAATATTTCCGAGATGTTAATGAACAAGACGTACTTCTATTTATCGACAATATCTTCCGTTTCGTCCAAGCGGGATCCGAGGTATCCGCCTTATTGGGTAGAATGCCTTCCGCTGTGGGTTATCAACCTACCCTTAGTACCGAAATGGGTTCTTTACAAGAAAGAATTACTTCTACCAAAGAGGGGTCCATAACTTCTATTCAAGCAGTTTATGTACCCGCGGATGATTTGACTGATCCCGCTCCTGCCACGACATTTGCCCATTTAGATGCTACTACCGTACTATCAAGAGGATTAGCTGCTAAAGGTATCTATCCAGCAGTTGATCCTTTAGACTCAACGTCAACTATGCTGCAACCTCGGATCGTTGGCGAGGAACATTATGAAACGGCGCAAAGAGTTAAGCAAACTTTACAACGTTACAAAGAACTTCAGGACATTATAGCTATCCTTGGGTTGGACGAACTGTCCGAAGAGGATCGTTTAACTGTAGCAAGGGCGCGAAAAATTGAGCGTTTCTTATCACAACCCTTTTTCGTAGCCGAAGTATTTACCGGTTCCCCGGGGAAATATGTTGGTCTAGCCGAAACTATTAGAGGGTTTAAATTGATCCTGTCCGGAGAATTAGATGGTCTTCCTGAGCAGGCCTTTTATTTGGTAGGTAACATAGATGAAGTTACTGCGAAGGCTACAAACTTAGAAATGGAGAGTAATTTGAAGAAATGA